One Dictyoglomus sp. DNA window includes the following coding sequences:
- a CDS encoding OmpH family outer membrane protein produces MRIFIYLILFFLFVVLFFNFIYSQSTSIGYIDYLKVFSEYKETKELQIQIQKKQAEINKIIEEAKKKGLDQKKLDELKREKDKELGEVIAKIRDTLRKKILLEVEKVAKSKNLSIVLEKSSRVWGGVDITKEVLENLNK; encoded by the coding sequence ATGAGAATTTTTATTTATCTTATTCTGTTTTTTCTTTTTGTTGTCTTATTTTTTAATTTTATATATTCTCAATCTACCTCCATAGGATATATTGATTACTTAAAGGTTTTTAGTGAGTATAAGGAAACAAAAGAATTACAAATTCAGATTCAAAAGAAGCAGGCAGAAATTAATAAAATAATAGAAGAAGCAAAGAAAAAGGGGCTAGATCAAAAAAAATTAGATGAGCTAAAAAGGGAGAAAGATAAGGAATTAGGAGAAGTAATAGCAAAAATTAGAGACACACTAAGAAAAAAAATATTGTTGGAAGTAGAAAAAGTTGCAAAGTCTAAAAATCTAAGTATAGTTTTAGAAAAAAGTTCTCGAGTTTGGGGAGGAGTAGACATAACTAAGGAGGTTTTAGAAAATTTAAATAAATAG